The following DNA comes from Chitinophaga nivalis.
AGTTGTCCTTCCTGGCCGGAGGTCGCATCTTCTTTCAGGGCAGGTTCTTTCAGCAGTGCTTTGTAGCCGCCCGGGATTTCCAGTAATCTTTCCTTGGGTGTCGGAAAAAGAACCTGATAGGTAGCCAGGGAGGCATCCCATCCATAGCTTTTAAACCGTTGCAGGATTTCATCCGCTACCGCTTTGCCGTGTGCAGAGCCGATATGATGCGGATGGGCAGATAACTGACGGATGGTTTCACCAATGTGCTGGCGGCTGAGTTGCTGGTCAAACCGTGCTTCCAGTTCCAGTTGTTTACCAGCCGCTTCAGGGGTGTAGCCGATGAGTTTTTTATCCTGTGCCCGGAGCAGTCCTGTCGTACACAGCAACAGGGCCAGGATACGGGGGAAATGATAAGTTGTCATAAGTGATATAGATCTGTTGGTTGTTCAGGGTTTATACTAAACAATATACGAATAGTCTATTATAATAATAGACTTTTTTGACCAACACTTTGAGCAGATAACATTTGGTTATGATCCATAAGCATAGGTTATCGGGCAAATAGTCTACTTAACGAGTAGATTACTCTATATTTGTAAATACTTCATAGCTTTATCCTTTGGGTAACATTAAATATCATCAACATAAACAGTAGTAATATGGCCAATGCGATTCAGGAATTTAACGACTACCGGGCTAAAATGAACGATGTCATACTGGGCAAGCAGAATAAAGTAATTAACCGCCTGTTTAACCTGGATACCAATACCTATGCAGCAGGAGCGCTGGATGTCAAAACAAAGGAAATGCTGGGGCTGGTAGCTTCCATGGTACTGCGTTGCGACGATTGCATCAAATACCATCTGGGTAAAGCTTTTGAACAGGGTGTTACGACAGAAGAGGTATATGAAATATTTGCAGTAGCGAATATTGTGGGCGGAACGATTGTGATTCCCCATACACGCAGGGCTGCAGAATTTTGGGAAGAATTACAGGCTCAGTGATGGTAAATTTACAGGTATCTATCGTAACTTTACGGACTCTATAATATATATTTTAACTCATACAAATGTCAACAGCAACTATAGCTCCGCAGACCGCCTTAACGGCAAAAGACTTTGCAACTGACCAGGAAGTGCGCTGGTGCCCTGGCTGCGGCGACTACTCTATACTCAAACAGGTACAAACCATTATGCCTACGCTGGGCGTTCCCCGCGAAAATATTGTGATCGTTTCCGGTATTGGTTGTTCATCGCGTTTCCCATACTATATGAACACCTATGGTATGCACTCGATCCACGGCCGTGCTACCGCCATTGCTTCCGGCCTCAAGGCAGCACGCCCTGAACTGAGCGTATGGATTGTAACCGGTGACGGTGATGGTTTGTCTATCGGTGGTAACCATACCATCCACCTGTTGCGCCGTAACTTTGATGTGAACATCATGTTGTTCAACAATCAGATCTATGGTCTTACAAAAGGACAGTATTCCCCTACGTCGGAAGAAAATAAAGTGACCAAATCCACGCCATTCGGCAGTATTGATCACCCTTTTAACCCAATGGCCCTGGCCCTGGGTGCAGATGCTACCTTCATTGCCCGCAGTATGGACCGTGATCCCAAACACCTGCAGGAAATGCTGAAACGCAGCCATGCGCATAAAGGTGCTTCTTTCCTGGAGATCTATCAGAACTGTAACATCTTCAATGATGGTGCTTTTGAAGTGTTTACGGAGAAATCTTCCAAAGGAGATGAAACCCTCTTTGTAGAGCACGGACAACCGTTGATTTTCGGTGCACAGAAAAATAAGGGGATTTACCTGGATGGACTGAGACCAACTGTCGTAGAACTGGGCGATAAATACAGTGCCAGCGACCTGTGGATTCATGATGAAAATGATTTCTATAAAGCGCAGCTGCTCACCCGTATGTTTGATGATTCGCGTATAGAAGGCCATTTACCACGTCCTTTCGGCGTATTCTACCAGGCTCACCGCTCTACCTATGAAGATATCATGGCAGCGCAGTTGGCCGACGCCATTGCTAAAAAAGGCCCGGGCGATCTGGATAAGCTGTTTGCCGGTAATGAAACCTGGACTATTAAATAAATACATCCGGTGTTCCGTATGGCGGCTGCCAGCGGATACTGTTTGAATAAAAAAAGAAGAGCGAAGACCAGTTGGATCTTCGCTCTTCTTTTTTATATCGCCCGTTACGGGTTGCTAATGTGTTAACGCTACTTCAAACAATACTTTATACAGGAGTACTACCCCGAATATAATCATACTCACCCCTGCGATACGATTGAGCCATTCTACATTGGTGAGGGTGAGTTTATGCCGGATCTTATCAGATACAAATACTTTCAGGATATCTGCCGATAATACCAGGCTTAAACAAACACCATACATGATAAAACGATGAGATATTGCCGTAGCACTGTTGGCGACGCATACACCCAGCCAGAAAATAATCACACCCGGGTTGAGGGTATTCATTAAAAACCCGGCCAGCCATATTTTCAGGTAATCATGTGTACGGAACATCTCCGGTTTTTCATCTCCGGTACTGATTCTCACCTTTTTAAACAACAGGCCGTAAATGCCCATCCCTATCAACAAAAATCCGCCTACCACTCCGATAGAACGTTTGTATTCTTCCAGGCCACTGATAAAAGAAGTAGCGAGGTTACCTATCAGTACAAATGCAATGTCGCTGAAAGACACGCCCAGTGCGAAACTGATGCCGGCTTTAAAGCCATTGTTAATACTGTACTTTATGATCGCGAATATTACCGGGCCCACCGATAACGACAGAAATAATCCCAGTCCTAATCCCGCTACGATTGCTGCTATCATGCTTATAGTTTCCGTGTCACACAGGTGCTTATTTAATTCTTAACGGTTTTCCCTTCCAGGAATTTTTCCCAGTCAGACAGCTTCTCGCCTTTCATCACTCTCGGGAATTTGTTCATCGCCCCTTCCTTGCCTTTGCAACGGAGATAATCGATAAACAGTTCATTCGGTAATATTTCCACAAACACTTCCTTCAAGGCAGCGGATCTTTCCACAGCATAGTCATCATTGACTTCTGCCAGGGTCTGATCTATTATTTCACGGACTTTACCTGCGTCCACATCCGGGTTATCGGTACCGATATACCAACGGTGGGCGAACAGGTTCTGATAACTGAATCCGGCTACGGTAAATTCCCGTACGGTAATGCCCAGTTTCTTCTGTACATTATCGATGGCCTTGTTCATGTTATCCACACTCATGTGTTCCCCGCACAGGCTCAGGAACTGTTTGGTGCGGCCTACAATCACTATTTCATGTTCCTTTACGGAAGTAAACTTCACCACGTCGCCAATCAGGTAGCGCCAGGCGCCCGCGCAGGTAGACAGCATCACCGCATATTCCACATCTTCCACTACTTCGTGGATCATGTAGGATTTAGGATTCGGTTTTACTTCTCCTTCCGCGTCGAAGTTTTCTTCATTAAACGGAATGAATTCGTAGAAAATGCCGGCATTCAGCACCAGTTTAATTCCTCTGGTTCCCGGGCGTGCCTGGAAACCAAAAGAACCTTCTGAGGCCATATAGGTTTCAATGAACGCTATAGGCTTTCCGAGGAGCTTCTGGAAGCTATCCCGGTAAGGTTCAAAGGATACCCCTCCGTGAATATAAACGGCCAGATTTGGCCAGATTTCATGGATATTTTTAACGTTGTGGTATTTAATGATTTCTTCCAGCACAATCTGTACCCAGGCAGGTACGCCACAAACGGTACCCACGTCCCATTCGCGGGCTTTCCGCACAATCAGCCTGATACGTTGTTCCCAATTGGGTTTACGGGAAATTTTTCCACCCGGTTTGTAAAAACGGCGGAACCATTTCGGGATATTTTTGGCCTGAATGCCACTCATATCACCTTCATAATAATCGCCTTTTTCAAACAGGGAAGTAGTTCCTCCCAGCATCAGGATGCCCTTTTCAAAGGAACGCGGCGGGATATTGAAATTAGCCATAGAGTACAGCTGTTTCACCCCTACCTTTTTTACTGTTTTCAGCATAGCCTTGGTCACCGGGATATGCTTACTGGCGGATTCCGAAGTACCGGAACTCAACGCAAAATATTTTATCTTCTCCGGCCAGCTCACATTGGCTTCACCTTCCAGACAACGATACCACCACTCCTTGTGCATCTTGCTATAGTTATGCACGGGTATTCTCTCCCGGTATTGCCCGATAAAACTAGGGCTATCCAAAATTTCCTGAAATTGATAGTGGTGGCCGAATTCTGTATCCTTTGCTTTCTCCAGCAAACGGTGCAGCACCTGCAGCTGATATTGGCGCGGTGTTCCTAATTTAAACGTGAACTTCTTCCTGATACGTAGTGACCTGGAAATAAGATTACCTATGATGGCCATTAACTTTTCCTCTCTTTAAATTAAATGAACTGCAAAAATAAGCGGAATCTTGAATATAAGGTGATGGATAATTACAAATTACAGCTTGTAAATTGTAAATAAATATATTATATATATTCAAATAACAATACATGTAGGTTATAATTCGCAATTACTAATTCACAATTCGTAATTACCTTTGCCGCATGTTAAAAGCAACTTTACTCAAAGCTACAGAAGCCAGCGGAAAAATACTGCAGGAATATTTTAACGGTCCATTCGAAGTGAGCAGTAAAAGTACCCTTAACGACCTTGTTACAGAAGTAGATAAAAAGTCCGAACAAACCATCATAGACATCATCCGTGCAACTTATCCTGACCATTTCATCCTCAGTGAAGAAGCAGGGGAACTAAAAACGGATGCCACGGTTAAATGGATCATTGATCCTATTGACGGTACTGTCAACTACGCCAACGGCATTCCCATTTGTTGCGTATCTATTGGCGTGGAAAAAGAAGGAGAAATGATACTGGGCGCCGTATTCAACCCCTTCATGCAAGAGCTGTTTGTGGCAGAAAAAGGGAAAGGCGCTACCCTCAACGGCAAACCCATTCAGGTTTCCCGTAAGGAACAGGTAGCACAATCCTGCCTGGTAACCGGTTTCCCTTACCATTGGGAAGAAAAGCCGCGTAACCCGCTCACCGCCCTCGAAGAAGTGATCAAAGCAGGTATACCGGTACGCCGGCTCGGCTCCGCAGCCATCGATCTTTGCTGGGTAGCCTGCGGCCGTTTCGATGGCTTCTGGGAACATCACCTGCAACCCTGGGATGCCGCCGCCGGATTCCTGATCGTAGAAGAAGCAGGGGGCAAAGTCACCGATTTTGACGGCAATAAATATTCACCATATCAAAAAACAATACTGGCCACCAACGGCCGTATTCATAGTGCATTACAGGACCTTATTAACGGTAAATAAGTTTAGGGAAAGATGGAACAGGAAAGAACAGAAATAAACGACCTCGGAGAATTCGGATTGATCGAATATCTCACCAGGAACATTGAAATACAACATGCCAGCACCGTACTGGGTGTAGGCGATGACGCCGCCGTGATTGACCACTTCGGCAAACAAACCGTGATCAGTACCGACATGCTGGTAGAAGGTATCCACTTCGACCTGATGTACACCCCGCTGAAACACCTGGGTTACAAAGCAGTAGTCGTAAACCTGTCGGACATCTACGCGATGAACGCCACACCTACCCAGATTACTGTCAGCATTGCCTTTTCCAACCGGGTATCTGTAGAGGCGCTGAATGAGTTCTATGAAGGTATTTATGCCGCCTGCGATAAGTATGGCGTAGACCTCATTGGCGGCGATACCAGCAATTCCCAGAAAGGATTTATCATCAGCGTAACTGCTATCGGAGAAGTAACCCCAGACCAGTTCGTGAAAAGATCAACGGCTGAAAAAGGCGATCTGCTCTGCGTTACCGGCGATCTGGGTGCCGCCTACCTGGGCCTTACCCTCCTCGAAAGAGAAAAAAAGATCTACCTGGAAAACCCGCAGCTGTCACCAGACCTCGAGAACCAGACCTATATCATTGGCCGGCAGCTGAAACCGGAAGCCCGCAAAGATATTATTGAATTCCTCCAGGAACAGGACATCACGCCTACCGCTATGATGGATGTAAGCGATGGCCTCAGTTCCGAAATCCTGCATATTGCCAAACAAAGCAACCTTGGTGTTATTCTCTATGAAGAGAAAATTCCGATTGCCCAGGAAAGCAAGGAAATAGCCATGAAATTCGGACTGGATCCTACCGCCTGCGCACTCAGCGGCGGAGAAGATTACGAACTGCTGTTCACCATGAAACAACAGGATTATGACAAGATTGTACTGAATGAACAAATCAGTGTAATCGGATATATGACCGACATCTCCGAAGGCGCCCATATCCTCACCAAAGGCGGCAACAAGTTCAAACTCGTTGCCCAGGGCTGGAACGCTTTTCAACAATAACTTTATCAACGCATAAAAAAAGCCCCGCAAGAGATTGCGGGGCTTTTTTTATGCGTTGATCGCAATAATATTATTCTATGGTAACCGGTATCACCGGACTATTATG
Coding sequences within:
- a CDS encoding carboxymuconolactone decarboxylase family protein, with translation MANAIQEFNDYRAKMNDVILGKQNKVINRLFNLDTNTYAAGALDVKTKEMLGLVASMVLRCDDCIKYHLGKAFEQGVTTEEVYEIFAVANIVGGTIVIPHTRRAAEFWEELQAQ
- a CDS encoding 2-oxoacid:ferredoxin oxidoreductase subunit beta encodes the protein MSTATIAPQTALTAKDFATDQEVRWCPGCGDYSILKQVQTIMPTLGVPRENIVIVSGIGCSSRFPYYMNTYGMHSIHGRATAIASGLKAARPELSVWIVTGDGDGLSIGGNHTIHLLRRNFDVNIMLFNNQIYGLTKGQYSPTSEENKVTKSTPFGSIDHPFNPMALALGADATFIARSMDRDPKHLQEMLKRSHAHKGASFLEIYQNCNIFNDGAFEVFTEKSSKGDETLFVEHGQPLIFGAQKNKGIYLDGLRPTVVELGDKYSASDLWIHDENDFYKAQLLTRMFDDSRIEGHLPRPFGVFYQAHRSTYEDIMAAQLADAIAKKGPGDLDKLFAGNETWTIK
- a CDS encoding LysE family translocator — protein: MIAAIVAGLGLGLFLSLSVGPVIFAIIKYSINNGFKAGISFALGVSFSDIAFVLIGNLATSFISGLEEYKRSIGVVGGFLLIGMGIYGLLFKKVRISTGDEKPEMFRTHDYLKIWLAGFLMNTLNPGVIIFWLGVCVANSATAISHRFIMYGVCLSLVLSADILKVFVSDKIRHKLTLTNVEWLNRIAGVSMIIFGVVLLYKVLFEVALTH
- a CDS encoding GH3 auxin-responsive promoter family protein, encoding MAIIGNLISRSLRIRKKFTFKLGTPRQYQLQVLHRLLEKAKDTEFGHHYQFQEILDSPSFIGQYRERIPVHNYSKMHKEWWYRCLEGEANVSWPEKIKYFALSSGTSESASKHIPVTKAMLKTVKKVGVKQLYSMANFNIPPRSFEKGILMLGGTTSLFEKGDYYEGDMSGIQAKNIPKWFRRFYKPGGKISRKPNWEQRIRLIVRKAREWDVGTVCGVPAWVQIVLEEIIKYHNVKNIHEIWPNLAVYIHGGVSFEPYRDSFQKLLGKPIAFIETYMASEGSFGFQARPGTRGIKLVLNAGIFYEFIPFNEENFDAEGEVKPNPKSYMIHEVVEDVEYAVMLSTCAGAWRYLIGDVVKFTSVKEHEIVIVGRTKQFLSLCGEHMSVDNMNKAIDNVQKKLGITVREFTVAGFSYQNLFAHRWYIGTDNPDVDAGKVREIIDQTLAEVNDDYAVERSAALKEVFVEILPNELFIDYLRCKGKEGAMNKFPRVMKGEKLSDWEKFLEGKTVKN
- a CDS encoding inositol monophosphatase family protein; the encoded protein is MLKATLLKATEASGKILQEYFNGPFEVSSKSTLNDLVTEVDKKSEQTIIDIIRATYPDHFILSEEAGELKTDATVKWIIDPIDGTVNYANGIPICCVSIGVEKEGEMILGAVFNPFMQELFVAEKGKGATLNGKPIQVSRKEQVAQSCLVTGFPYHWEEKPRNPLTALEEVIKAGIPVRRLGSAAIDLCWVACGRFDGFWEHHLQPWDAAAGFLIVEEAGGKVTDFDGNKYSPYQKTILATNGRIHSALQDLINGK
- the thiL gene encoding thiamine-phosphate kinase, producing MEQERTEINDLGEFGLIEYLTRNIEIQHASTVLGVGDDAAVIDHFGKQTVISTDMLVEGIHFDLMYTPLKHLGYKAVVVNLSDIYAMNATPTQITVSIAFSNRVSVEALNEFYEGIYAACDKYGVDLIGGDTSNSQKGFIISVTAIGEVTPDQFVKRSTAEKGDLLCVTGDLGAAYLGLTLLEREKKIYLENPQLSPDLENQTYIIGRQLKPEARKDIIEFLQEQDITPTAMMDVSDGLSSEILHIAKQSNLGVILYEEKIPIAQESKEIAMKFGLDPTACALSGGEDYELLFTMKQQDYDKIVLNEQISVIGYMTDISEGAHILTKGGNKFKLVAQGWNAFQQ